Proteins encoded by one window of Blautia argi:
- a CDS encoding metallophosphoesterase family protein: MGQSRTKGIPGVRTEAVKSGKVSNTQCSRPAENMPVCFSLQEICSTGSPWWGELKEVNALFASIPQTKVVLIAGNHDYIKGKPLRERIKWASNVFWLEGEKLEYTEFADLGVRVYGFSYHSREIREARYDNLRPKDFAYRNILLAHGGDETHIPINKETFLGSGFDYVALGHIHKPHIVEKNRAAYAGSLEPLDKNETGIHGYIQGEITSQGTSLSFVPCARREYRGIRIQVKETTTQFFSGKYSGKGNAGQGYAAFVLCNFRGKQSLWDRISFRQIVCTGKCAGDSGQYQTGVFRGNAERKIQGKHIGNLYPTFGAGKRRRRGDGADLWH; encoded by the coding sequence GCAGGCCGGCAGAGAACATGCCGGTCTGTTTCTCGTTGCAGGAGATTTGTTCCACAGGCAGCCCCTGGTGGGGAGAATTAAAGGAGGTCAATGCCCTGTTTGCCTCCATACCTCAGACAAAGGTTGTACTGATTGCCGGAAACCATGATTATATTAAGGGAAAGCCCCTGAGGGAGAGAATAAAATGGGCTTCAAACGTATTCTGGCTGGAGGGCGAAAAACTGGAATATACAGAGTTTGCGGATCTTGGAGTGCGGGTCTATGGTTTTAGCTATCACAGCCGCGAAATCAGGGAAGCACGGTATGACAATCTTCGTCCAAAGGATTTTGCATACAGAAATATTCTCCTGGCTCACGGAGGAGATGAAACGCACATTCCCATCAATAAGGAAACCTTTCTTGGCTCTGGCTTTGACTATGTAGCTCTGGGACATATTCATAAGCCTCACATTGTGGAAAAGAACCGGGCAGCTTATGCAGGTTCTCTGGAGCCTCTGGATAAAAATGAAACAGGTATACATGGTTACATACAGGGAGAAATCACCTCTCAGGGTACCTCCCTTTCCTTTGTTCCCTGTGCCAGACGGGAATACAGAGGAATCCGCATACAGGTAAAGGAAACGACCACCCAGTTTTTCTCTGGAAAATACTCTGGAAAAGGCAATGCAGGACAGGGGTATGCAGCATTTGTACTGTGTAACTTTAGAGGGAAGCAGAGCCTTTGGGACAGAATTTCTTTTAGACAGATTGTATGCACTGGGAAATGTGCGGGAGATTCAGGACAATACCAGACTGGCGTATTCCGTGGAAATGCTGAAAGAAAAATACAGGGGAAGCATATTGGAAACCTATATCCGACTTTTGGAGCAGGAAAAAGGAGAAGAAGAGGAGATGGCGCTGACTTATGGCATTGA
- a CDS encoding ATP-binding protein, with protein MILNQLSLKSFGKFQKKNILLKEGINVVYGDNESGKSTVHTFLLAMFFGLRRRRGKASRTDLYTRYKPWGESSRYEGTLWFTCGEKQFRLERDFTDVRFGARLFCETDGELLSVEDGDLDMLLGNISELVFQNTVFVPQAKSRTEEGLYTELRDYLADFQGTGDLQFDLEKAENLLKDKKKLWEKREKGELQRKEQAETKISYDIQHEQTEVESLREKLQDIEANCRTLRRLAEKLEREVEEANVRERRSTAKEELEAADQTGIARKQDRQKQKETGRVSMAVWKIWTVFLAVTAMLGIGNRISLTVYDRDFTTASGSRGSLVAL; from the coding sequence ATGATTTTAAATCAGTTAAGTTTGAAAAGCTTTGGGAAATTTCAGAAAAAGAACATTCTCCTAAAAGAGGGAATCAATGTTGTATACGGAGATAATGAAAGCGGAAAATCTACGGTTCACACCTTTCTGCTTGCCATGTTTTTTGGCCTTCGCAGAAGGCGAGGAAAGGCCTCACGGACGGATTTGTATACCCGATATAAGCCGTGGGGAGAAAGCAGCCGGTATGAGGGAACCTTGTGGTTTACCTGTGGGGAAAAGCAGTTTCGTCTGGAAAGAGATTTTACAGACGTCCGGTTCGGGGCAAGGCTTTTCTGTGAAACAGATGGGGAGCTTCTGTCTGTAGAAGACGGAGATTTGGATATGCTTCTTGGGAATATTTCGGAACTTGTATTTCAGAATACGGTTTTTGTTCCCCAGGCGAAAAGCAGAACCGAGGAAGGGCTATATACAGAGCTTCGTGACTATCTGGCAGATTTTCAGGGAACCGGGGATTTGCAGTTTGATTTGGAAAAGGCAGAAAATTTGCTGAAGGACAAAAAAAAGCTCTGGGAAAAAAGGGAGAAGGGAGAACTTCAGAGAAAAGAACAAGCAGAAACAAAGATTTCTTATGATATACAGCATGAACAGACAGAAGTAGAGAGTCTGAGAGAAAAGCTTCAGGACATAGAGGCAAACTGCAGGACACTGCGTAGGCTGGCAGAAAAGCTGGAGAGAGAAGTCGAAGAGGCAAACGTAAGAGAAAGAAGAAGTACGGCGAAAGAAGAGCTGGAAGCCGCAGACCAGACAGGAATAGCAAGGAAACAAGACCGCCAGAAGCAAAAGGAAACCGGAAGAGTTTCCATGGCTGTATGGAAAATCTGGACAGTATTTTTGGCAGTGACTGCTATGCTGGGAATTGGAAACAGGATTTCCCTGACTGTTTATGACCGTGATTTTACTACTGCTTCTGGCAGCAGGGGGAGTCTTGTGGCTTTATGA
- a CDS encoding ATP-binding protein has protein sequence MWLYDKGKIFAGFCTEEPCVKKNEENRKEKPNPGAVSEEKYKEWQKISEQYVRRREGRKILLENLQERETRLENLGEEATELRQDHEELLRIRREIRSITLAMQKLQEASKQMQNFTGGILTQKMSEIICGITEGKYRQVVIDEEFQIYLDTGETCLAFHQVSYGTAEQVYLALRMACREILCGEEELPLVLDETFAMYDQKRLSETLKYISRTNSQVLLFSCHKREIEALKELGISYHIIEL, from the coding sequence TTGTGGCTTTATGACAAAGGAAAGATTTTTGCCGGATTTTGTACAGAAGAACCCTGTGTAAAAAAGAACGAGGAAAACAGAAAAGAAAAACCGAATCCGGGGGCAGTGTCAGAGGAAAAATACAAAGAATGGCAAAAAATCTCAGAACAATATGTAAGGAGAAGGGAAGGACGAAAAATTCTTCTGGAAAATCTGCAGGAGAGAGAAACACGTCTGGAAAATCTGGGGGAGGAAGCCACGGAGCTTCGTCAAGATCATGAGGAGCTGCTTCGTATTCGGCGGGAAATCAGGAGCATTACTTTGGCCATGCAGAAACTGCAGGAAGCGTCAAAGCAGATGCAGAACTTCACAGGCGGAATTCTTACACAGAAAATGTCGGAAATTATCTGTGGCATTACAGAAGGAAAATACAGACAGGTGGTAATTGATGAAGAGTTTCAGATTTATCTGGATACAGGAGAAACCTGTCTGGCGTTTCATCAGGTAAGCTATGGGACTGCGGAACAGGTTTACCTGGCTCTTCGCATGGCATGCAGAGAGATTTTATGCGGGGAGGAAGAATTGCCTCTTGTGTTAGATGAAACCTTTGCCATGTACGACCAGAAACGCCTGTCAGAAACGTTAAAATATATTAGCCGAACAAATTCTCAGGTGCTGTTATTCAGTTGTCACAAAAGGGAAATAGAGGCTTTAAAAGAGCTTGGCATTTCGTATCATATAATTGAACTTTAA